The Nocardioides campestrisoli genome includes a window with the following:
- a CDS encoding glycosyltransferase: MRRSRQARGGTEVLYVSSVASPAQFAAMKRARLPDVQEVTYGMPESGFKFHSLVQRGLLDAGARVHSLVGRSATPLFYRGGWWPRVVEGRGTGLCVDHRAFPNVRVLKQLWLALSLTLGTLAWRWRTRNAAERLLVVDGAYVSALPGVLLAGRGIPRIAIFCDVYSFMADVSDASGHSRSPVHRLARAVLPRVYSGVDGFVLLTEQMGPVVNRDGRPHIVMEGLVDSRMEQAPNLLGEKTDEPTVLYAGALRVEYGLQDLVRGFLDSGVAQSLGARLVVYGNGDYAAELRGLAETHPGIEYRGTAPMEEVVAEEQRMWLLVNPRPVESEFTALSFPSKNMEYLASGTPVLTTRLPGMPQEYYAHVSTIDVPGPEGVARALATELARDPADLHEQGCAGRDFVLGEKNENVQARRILDLAARCR, translated from the coding sequence GTGAGGAGGAGCCGGCAGGCACGCGGCGGCACGGAGGTCCTCTACGTCTCCTCGGTGGCCTCCCCTGCCCAGTTCGCGGCGATGAAGCGCGCCCGCCTCCCCGACGTGCAGGAGGTCACCTACGGGATGCCGGAGTCCGGCTTCAAGTTCCACAGCCTGGTGCAGCGCGGGCTCCTCGACGCCGGCGCCCGGGTGCACTCCCTGGTCGGGCGCAGCGCCACCCCGCTCTTCTACCGCGGCGGCTGGTGGCCGCGGGTGGTGGAAGGCCGCGGCACCGGGCTCTGCGTGGACCACCGCGCCTTCCCCAACGTGCGCGTGCTGAAGCAGCTGTGGCTGGCACTCTCCCTGACCCTGGGCACGCTGGCCTGGCGGTGGCGCACCCGGAACGCCGCGGAGCGGCTCCTGGTCGTCGACGGCGCCTACGTCTCGGCGCTGCCGGGTGTCCTGCTCGCCGGCCGCGGCATTCCCCGGATCGCGATCTTCTGCGACGTCTACTCGTTCATGGCCGACGTCTCCGACGCCAGCGGCCACTCCCGCAGCCCGGTTCACCGGCTGGCGCGCGCGGTGCTGCCGCGGGTCTATTCCGGCGTCGACGGCTTTGTGCTGCTCACCGAGCAGATGGGCCCGGTGGTCAACCGGGACGGTCGCCCGCACATCGTGATGGAGGGGCTGGTCGACTCTCGGATGGAGCAGGCACCCAACCTGCTGGGGGAGAAGACCGACGAGCCGACGGTGCTCTACGCCGGAGCGCTCCGGGTCGAGTACGGGCTGCAGGACCTGGTCCGGGGCTTCCTGGACTCCGGGGTGGCCCAGAGCCTGGGGGCGCGGCTCGTGGTCTACGGCAACGGGGACTACGCCGCCGAGTTGCGCGGTCTCGCCGAGACGCACCCAGGCATCGAGTACCGCGGCACCGCCCCGATGGAGGAGGTGGTAGCCGAGGAGCAGCGGATGTGGCTGCTGGTCAACCCCCGCCCCGTCGAGTCGGAGTTCACCGCGCTCTCCTTCCCCTCCAAGAACATGGAGTACCTGGCCTCGGGCACCCCTGTGCTCACCACTCGGCTGCCCGGGATGCCGCAGGAGTACTACGCCCACGTCTCCACGATCGACGTTCCCGGACCCGAGGGGGTGGCCCGCGCACTGGCCACCGAGCTGGCGCGCGACCCCGCCGACCTGCACGAGCAGGGCTGCGCCGGGCGCGACTTCGTGCTGGGCGAGAAGAACGAGAACGTCCAGGCACGCCGGATCCTCGACCTGGCTGCGAGGTGCCGCTGA